A region from the Malus domestica chromosome 07, GDT2T_hap1 genome encodes:
- the LOC103406484 gene encoding uncharacterized protein At1g28695-like: MTFLPNLLIHRPHSSLRGLDFIHTPENPALFLDPKTKNHPRIYTKHTHTHPQMDHPKHSSLRSNLAFLALFLACVVYVCIWSSSSSLINPLFPFQKRGVDCASQTTTTAATTEFNVVEDELETVLGKASMDNKTVIIAVINKAYAVQDVKADTTMLDLFIESFWQGEGTMTLVDHLVLVAVDQTAYDRCMFLRLNCYRLETEGVDFGGEKLFMSEDFIKMMWRRTWLLLEVLKRGYSFVFTDTDVVWLRDPFKKLSKNETEDLQMSTDMFFGDPWNASQLINTGFYYVRSNSKTIALFDRWYTSKDNATGLKEQDVLLNLFRGGITGELGLRVRFLDTLYFSGFCQNSRDFGQVSTVHANCCRSIVAKVKDLKAVLRDWKRFKRFMSHKRSSGTSTTSFQWTGHFGCWNSWAVPN; encoded by the exons ATGACCTTTCTACCGAACCTACTCATCCATCGGCCTCATTCTTCTCTCAGAGGCTTAGACTTCATCCATACGCCCGAAAACCCAGCACTCTTTTTAGAccccaaaaccaaaaaccaccCACGCATatacacaaaacacacacacacacaccctcaaATGGATCACCCAAAACACTCCTCTCTCAGATCCAATCTTGCCTTCCTCGCTTTATTCTTGGCTTGCGTTGTTTATGTTTGCATATGGTcgtcttcttcctctctaataAACCCTCTCTTTCCCTTTCAGAAACGTGGCGTCGACTGTGCGTCGCAAACA aCCACAACCGCCGCCACCACGGAATTTAATGTGGTGGAAGACGAGCTTGAGACCGTCTTGGGCAAGGCCTCGATGGATAACAAGACCGTGATCATTGCCGTTATCAACAAGGCATATGCAGTCCAAGATGTGAAGGCAGACACCACCATGCTTGACCTTTTTATTGAGAGCTTTTGGCAAGGGGAGGGCACGATGACGTTGGTCGACCACCTCGTCCTCGTGGCGGTTGATCAAACCGCCTACGACCGGTGCATGTTTCTGCGGCTGAATTGCTaccggttggagacggagggtGTGGATTTTGGGGGAGAGAAGCTTTTCATGTCTGAAGATTTTATCAAGATGATGTGGAGGAGAACTTGGTTACTGTTGGAGGTCCTCAAGCGTGGCTACAGCTTCGTGTTTACG GATACCGATGTTGTGTGGCTAAGGGACCCCTTCAAAAAACTAAGCAAGAACGAAACAGAAGATTTACAAATGAGTACAGATATGTTCTTCGGGGATCCTTGGAACGCAAGTCAGTTGATCAACACTGGCTTCTACTACGTCAGATCCAATAGCAAGACCATAGCACTGTTTGATAGATGGTACACCTCCAAGGACAATGCCACAGGACTGAAAGAGCAGGATGTCCTATTGAACTTATTCCGAGGGGGTATTACCGGGGAGTTGGGACTTAGGGTAAGGTTCTTAGACACCCTCTATTTCAGTGGTTTTTGCCAAAACAGCAGGGACTTCGGGCAAGTGAGCACGGTCCACGCCAATTGTTGCCGGAGTATTGTCGCCAAAGTTAAGGACTTGAAAGCCGTCCTCCGGGATTGGAAACGGTTCAAGAGGTTCATGTCCCACAAGAGGAGTTCTGGTACTAGTACGACGAGTTTCCAATGGACTGGGCACTTTGGATGTTGGAATTCCTGGGCTGTTCCCAATTAA